In Papaver somniferum cultivar HN1 chromosome 1, ASM357369v1, whole genome shotgun sequence, a genomic segment contains:
- the LOC113290613 gene encoding thaumatin-like protein 1 — protein sequence MMHLDSMVSLTLSLNLILILVIFSLTSKCTSGATFTFINNCDYTVWPGILSNSGSPKLGTTGFQLPQSNSVSFQAPAGWSGRFWGRTGCTFDSSGKGRCSTADCGSGTIECNGAGATPPATLAEFTLGIGSQDFYDVSLVDGYNLAMIVEGTGQSGSTCVTTGCVTDLNRQCPTELKVGNGDACRSACEAFRTPEYCCSGDFSTPNTCRPSVYSKIFKSACPRSYSYAYDDATSTFTCTGADYTITFCPSYSNSQKASKETTPVTAPPATIAMTPPATGTTVDGSIPGYAYGSGDGSTTNSGYSNTNPGYSNTNAGYGTGTESGTGSSTDSGSGGGAMLADASWLAGLAVGDSTRIFPWITSSVVGATTIFVLSSFYL from the exons ATGATGCATCTTGACTCCATGGTATCCTTAACTTTGTCCCTCAACCTCATTCTCATCCTTGTCATTTTCTCTTTGACATCCAAAT GTACTTCAGGAGCAACATTTACATTCATAAACAACTGTGACTACACAGTTTGGCCAGGGATACTATCAAACTCAGGCAGCCCTAAGCTTGGAACCACAGGTTTTCAACTACCACAGAGCAATTCGGTCTCCTTCCAAGCTCCAGCAGGTTGGTCAGGTCGATTCTGGGGTAGAACCGGTTGCACATTCGATTCATCTGGTAAAGGTAGATGTTCAACAGCTGATTGTGGATCGGGTACAATAGAATGTAATGGAGCTGGAGCAACACCACCAGCAACACTAGCTGAATTCACATTAGGTATAGGCAGTCAAGATTTCTACGACGTTAGTCTCGTTGATGGATATAACTTGGCCATGATTGTTGAAGGTACGGGTCAATCGGGAAGTACATGTGTTACAACTGGGTGTGTTACTGATTTGAATCGGCAATGTCCAACTGAGTTGAAAGTTGGAAATGGTGATGCTTGTAGAAGTGCTTGCGAAGCGTTTCGTACGCCGGAGTATTGTTGTAGTGGAGATTTCAGTACACCTAATACGTGTCGGCCATCTGTTTACTCTAAGATATTTAAATCGGCTTGCCCAAGATCGTATAGTTATGCGTATGATGATGCTACCAGTACGTTCACCTGTACCGGAGCTGATTATACGATTACGTTCTGTCCTTCTTACTCAAATAG TCAGAAGGCTTCAAAAGAGACGACACCGGTTACCGCACCACCAGCTACAATAGCAATGACACCACCTGCTACCGGAACAACAGTAGACGGGTCAATTCCCGGATACGCTTACGGGTCGGGTGATGGGTCAACAACAAATTCAGGGTATTCAAACACCAATCCGGGGTATTCAAATACAAATGCAGGGTATGGAACGGGTACAGAATCTGGAACCGGGTCGAGTACTGATTCAGGATCAGGAGGAGGAGCAATGTTGGCTGATGCATCATGGTTAGCAGGTTTAGCTGTTGGAGATTCAACAAGAATCTTTCCTTGGATTACATCATCTGTTGTTGGTGCGACCACCATTTTTGTCCTGTCCTCTTTCTACTTGTAA
- the LOC113290606 gene encoding endoplasmin homolog, with translation MRKWTITSALLLLILLSIVPDQGRKNQANAEESESDNLVDPPKIEDKLGAVPHGLSTDSDVVKRESESMSRKTLRKSAEKFEFQAEVSRLMDIIINSLYSNKDIFLRELISNASDALDKIRFLALTDKEILGEGDDTKLEILLKLDKEKKILSIRDRGIGMTKEDLIKNLGTIAKSGTSAFVEKMQTSGDLNLIGQFGVGFYSVYLVADYVEVISKHNDDKQYVWESKADGAFAISEDEWNEPLGRGTEIRLHLREEAGEYLEEDKLKDLVKKYSEFINFPISIWSTKEVDVEVPADEDDSEDESPEKSSTEDEEVEEDGEKKPKTKTVKETTSEWEVLNDVKAIWLRSPKEVTDEEYSKFYHSLAKDFSEDKPMSWSHFTAEGDVEFKAVLFVPPKAPHDLYESYYNANKSNLKLYVRRVFISDEFDDLLPKYLNFLMGLVDSDTLPLNVSREMLQQHNSLKTIKKKLIRKALDMIRRIAEEDPDESSEKDNTDAEKTNDNDEKKGQYTKFWNEFGKSIKLGIIEDAANRGRLAKLLRFESSKSDGKLVSLDQYIKRMKTGQKDIFYITGTSKEQLEKSPFLERLTKKNYEVIFFTDPVDEYLMQYLMDYEDHKFQNVSKEGLKIGKDSKDKELKDSFKDLTKWWKDALVTENVDSVKLSNRLADSPCVVVTSKFGWSANMERIMQSQTLSDASKQAYMRGKRVLEINPRHPIIKELQERVAKDPEDASVKQTARLMYQTALMESGFMLSDPKDFASSIYSSVRSSLNISPDASVEEEDDVEETEVETESKSETKDNKGKDDVEDDSESAYKDEL, from the exons ATGAGGAAGTGGACGATTACTTCCGCTCTTCTACTCTTAATTCTTCTCTCTATAGTTCCAGATCAAG GTCGAAAGAACCAAGCTAATGCTGAAGAAAGTGAATCAGATAACTTAGTTGATCCACCAAAGATTGAGGATAAGCTTGGTGCTGTTCCTCATGGATTATCTACTGATTCGGATGTTGTTAAGAG GGAGTCAGAATCAATGTCAAGGAAAACTCTTAGAAAATCCGCAGAGAAGTTCGAGTTCCAGGCTGAGGTTTCTCGGCTTATGGATATCATTATCAACTCTCTTTACAGTAACAAAGATATCTTCTTGAGGGAGCTAATTTCCAATGCTTCTGAT GCATTGGATAAGATTAGGTTCCTTGCTCTTACTGATAAGGAAATTCTTGGAGAAGGTGATGATACAAAGCTCGAGATTCTG TTGAAATTAGACAAGGAAAAGAAAATCCTGTCAATCCGTGACCGTGGTATAGGAATGACAAAGGAAGATCTTATTAAGAACTTGGGAACTATAGCAAAATCTGGAACTTCTG CTTTTGTGGAGAAAATGCAGACAAGTGGTGACCTCAATCTAATTGGGCAATTTGGAGTTGGGTTTTACTCTGTGTATCTTGTTGCCGATTATGTTGAAGTCATTAGCAAACACAATGATGACAAACA GTACGTATGGGAGTCTAAGGCTGATGGAGCATTTGCTATTTCTGAGGATGAATGGAATGAACCACTAGGACGAGGAACTGAGATTAGGTTGCATCTTAGAGAGGAGGCTGGGGAGTACTTGGAGGAAGATAAACTAAAA GATTTGGTGAAAAAATATTCTGAATTCATCAACTTCCCCATTTCTATCTGGTCAACCAAGGAAGTGGATGTTGAAGTTCCCGCAGATGAAGATGACAGCGAAGATGAATCAC CTGAAAAGAGTTCCACAGAGGATGAAGAAGTAGAGGAAGATGGTGAGAAAAAACCAAAGACAAAGACAGTGAAGGAGACAACTTCTGAGTGGGAAGTCCTCAATGACGTTAAGGCCATATGGTTACGCAGCCCTAAGGAGGTGACTGATGAAGAGTACTCAAAATTCTACCACTCCCTCGCCAAG GATTTTAGTGAGGACAAGCCTATGTCTTGGAGTCATTTTACTGCTGAAGGTGATGTTGAATTCAAGGCTGTTCTTTTTGTTCCTCCAAAGGCTCCTCATGATCTGTACGAGAGTTACTACAATGCTAACAAGTCCAACTTGAAGTTATACGTCAGACGTGTCTTCATCTCAGATGAATTCGATGATCTTCTGCCCAAGTACCTTAACTTTTTGATG GGTCTTGTGGATTCAGACACTTTACCACTTAATGTATCACGTGAAATGCTTCAACAACACAACAGTCTAAAGACAATTAAGAAGAAACTTATCCGTAAAGCTCTTGATATGATCCGTCGGATCGCTGAAGAGGATCCTGACGAGTCGAGTGAAAAGGACAACACTG ATGCCGAGAAGACTAACGACAACGACGAGAAGAAGGGTCAATACACCAAGTTCTGGAATGAGTTTGGAAAGTCTATCAAACTTGGTATTATCGAGGATGCTGCTAACAGAGGTCGCCTTGCTAAGCTTCTTAGATTCGAAAG TTCAAAGTCTGATGGCAAGCTAGTATCATTGGATCAATACATCAAAAGAATGAAAACAGGGCAGAAGGATATCTTTTACATTACAGGAACCAGCAAGGAACAGTTAGAGAAATCCCCATTCCTTGAGAGGCttacaaagaaaaattatgaG GTTATCTTCTTCACAGATCCTGTGGATGAATACCTCATGCAGTACTTGATGGACTACGAAGACCATAAATTCCAAAATGTGTCCAAGGAGGGTTTGAAGATTGGTAAGGACTCCAAGGACAAAGAGCTTAAGGACTCATTCAAGGATCTGACCAAGTGGTGGAAGGATGCCCTCGTTACTGAGAATGTGGATTCCGTGAAGCTCAGTAACCGTTTGGCCGATAGTCCATGTGTTGTAGTGACATCAAAGTTCGGATGGAGTGCAAACATGGAGAGAATAATGCAATCACAGACTTTATCAGATGCTAGCAAGCAGGCATACATGCGTGGCAAGAGAGTACTTGAAATCAACCCAAGACACCCAATCATCAAGGAGCTTCAGGAGAGAGTAGCAAAGGATCCCGAG GACGCAAGTGTAAAGCAAACCGCACGTCTTATGTACCAAACAGCTCTCATGGAGAGCGGGTTCATGCTTAGCGACCCGAAGGATTTTGCTTCCAGCATCTACAGTTCAGTGAGATCAAGCTTGAATATTAGTCCAGATGCttcggttgaagaagaagatgatgtagaAGAGACTGAGGTTGAAACCGAAAGTAAATCAGAAACCAAAGACAACAAAGGAAAAGATGATGTAGAAGATGACAGTGAATCTGCATACAAGGATGAGCTCTAG